A region from the Candidatus Krumholzibacteriota bacterium genome encodes:
- the sppA gene encoding signal peptide peptidase SppA, whose amino-acid sequence MSGRNARIALLLFFGFFLVILPILFLTGLDTGLDRRSAGGRTALVVEIRGRMLEYDPSLAGGLAFATREPTMTSILGALSRAERDDRVEAVVLRIRPSGAGPAKCAEIAGALGRLRAAGKRTIAFSPVLENSHYALAAAADSVFMPPAGFLFFAGPSSSALFVRGLFDKIGVSPNIHRIGEYKSAAEMLTETRRTPESRSMIERLLAVGGAEIAAAVAAGRGVPVDTVLSWLEDGLFSPRRAAGAGLIDGLRHWDEVETALEESGLRLVGSREYGAGHTGGLSAIAGSAVAVVHAQGAIVLGESGFDPVEGMTMGSETIIRELRRARDDPRVRAIVLRVDSPGGSGIAGGLISREVEMAAAVKPVVVSMSDVAASGGYEIAYRADSIFAMPVTVTGSIGSITGKLNLRGLYERLGIAKDEIGTGPLSLIWSDYRDFSDREWEAVRREHTAFYLEWIGEIARSRGMTPARVDSLGQGRVWTGRDAARNGLVDGLGGLDRAVDAACRLAGIDDAGEAVLVHLPERAGLLRSLLAGDLFGNAAAGLFHRAVVEDRRWETFPGAERRLGERIR is encoded by the coding sequence GTGAGCGGTCGCAATGCGCGGATCGCGCTTCTGCTCTTCTTCGGGTTCTTCCTCGTCATCCTGCCGATTCTTTTCCTGACGGGGCTCGACACCGGGCTCGACCGGCGGTCCGCCGGGGGGCGGACGGCCCTCGTCGTCGAGATCCGGGGCCGGATGCTCGAGTACGATCCCTCCCTCGCCGGGGGGCTCGCCTTCGCCACGCGCGAACCGACGATGACCTCGATCCTCGGCGCACTGTCCCGCGCCGAGCGGGACGACCGCGTCGAGGCGGTCGTTTTGCGGATACGTCCCTCGGGCGCGGGTCCTGCCAAGTGCGCCGAGATCGCCGGGGCCCTCGGGCGGCTCCGCGCGGCGGGGAAGCGGACGATCGCCTTCTCGCCCGTCCTCGAGAACAGCCACTACGCGCTCGCCGCGGCGGCCGACAGCGTCTTCATGCCACCGGCGGGTTTTCTTTTCTTCGCCGGGCCGTCATCGAGCGCCCTCTTCGTCCGCGGGCTCTTCGACAAGATCGGCGTCTCTCCCAACATCCACCGCATCGGCGAATACAAGTCGGCGGCGGAGATGCTCACCGAGACGCGCCGCACGCCCGAATCGCGGTCGATGATCGAACGCCTGCTCGCCGTCGGTGGCGCCGAGATCGCCGCCGCCGTCGCCGCCGGACGCGGCGTTCCCGTCGACACCGTGCTCTCGTGGCTGGAGGACGGTCTCTTCAGCCCGCGTCGGGCCGCCGGCGCGGGGCTCATCGACGGGCTCCGCCACTGGGACGAGGTGGAGACGGCGCTCGAGGAGTCGGGACTGCGTCTCGTCGGCTCGCGCGAGTACGGCGCCGGGCACACGGGCGGGCTGTCGGCCATCGCCGGTTCCGCAGTCGCCGTCGTCCACGCGCAGGGCGCGATCGTCCTCGGGGAGAGCGGATTCGACCCGGTCGAGGGGATGACGATGGGATCGGAGACGATCATCCGGGAATTGCGGCGGGCGCGGGACGATCCGCGCGTGCGTGCGATCGTGCTGCGCGTCGATTCACCCGGCGGGAGCGGGATCGCCGGCGGCCTCATCTCCCGCGAGGTGGAGATGGCCGCGGCAGTCAAGCCGGTCGTCGTCTCGATGTCCGACGTGGCCGCCTCGGGCGGGTACGAGATCGCCTACCGGGCGGACAGCATCTTCGCGATGCCGGTCACCGTGACCGGCTCGATCGGCTCGATCACGGGCAAGCTCAACCTGCGCGGCCTCTACGAACGGCTCGGGATCGCGAAGGACGAGATCGGCACGGGGCCCCTCTCGCTCATCTGGTCGGACTACCGCGACTTTTCCGATCGAGAATGGGAGGCGGTCCGCCGGGAGCACACCGCGTTCTACCTCGAGTGGATCGGCGAGATCGCCCGCAGCCGGGGCATGACGCCGGCGCGCGTCGATTCGCTCGGGCAGGGGCGCGTCTGGACCGGTCGGGACGCGGCGAGGAACGGTCTCGTCGACGGACTGGGGGGGCTCGACCGCGCGGTCGACGCCGCCTGCCGACTCGCGGGGATCGATGATGCCGGCGAGGCGGTCCTCGTGCATCTTCCCGAGCGCGCGGGTCTCCTCAGGAGCCTGCTCGCCGGCGATCTTTTCGGGAACGCCGCCGCCGGCCTCTTCCACCGGGCCGTCGTCGAGGACCGGCGGTGGGAGACCTTCCCCGGCGCCGAGCGCCGACTCGGCGAACGCATCAGGTAG
- a CDS encoding butyrate kinase, translating into MTSQDTDILESQLNALLDALREQHGAASLERSINQAIEDLRLGRLDGEDALLARMRELVRQTRPAALHQGWLESWGNLFSQTVRFLLNSDGGAGKVISLLYGNEPMPPAAADQLILCVNPGSTSTKIGIYRGTVLQGETEVHLPPDYDDSVENRCDAIVAWVEKQGIAPGELTGIACRGGFVKPVPPGTYEVSDAMVEDLLEPRIVHASNMAIPIGLKIRERFAGDGEILVTMSDPVASDDVDTVSRLTGIRRILIDGSGAHYLSQEAIHRFVCSMLGVDPAELATIGAHMGGGISIVRHVGGHASDLVNAFAGVPSANRSGNIPLDALLDAIDRQEISLPELRKYLFREGGLIDLTGTNDFRALMHFRESGATDQQREKIELVIDFLARNIAGSVLKLAAFEGKVDAVILTGGLSRSGEFTGRIRRKVLPYAPVVVIPGAIEHEAMVAGHLRARFLPGEKKDYVVERDELRRRRAAERELMETEIFANPALRKKENAPVTSLDELIHHARSLVAMGRAPRVAIVGAENEDAIAAAKQANEDGRYPVAKFLLVGDYYQVNKLAWEYDIKVDGDNYTIVDSDDPVQRSVELLASGEADLLMKGGVKTAEIMGGTLRFLKDSGRIRKGRIYSHVGIFQIPTYPKLLIVSDAALIPNPDQALKKKIVENAITIAGYLNIRMPKIAIISAVETRNPSVESSMLAGDLADDYAGREDCIVEGPLSLDVAMSPASAHEKHYRGRIKGNADILIMPDIEAGNVVYKSLTVSSGAFLAGAIVGAGVPIILTSRGDSARSKLASISLACLVAMKQGDLAAEQTT; encoded by the coding sequence GTGACTTCGCAGGACACCGACATACTTGAATCGCAACTGAACGCGCTGCTCGATGCGCTTCGCGAACAGCATGGCGCGGCGTCGCTCGAGCGCTCCATCAACCAGGCGATCGAGGATCTCAGGCTCGGCAGGCTCGACGGGGAGGACGCGCTCCTCGCCCGGATGCGCGAACTCGTGCGCCAGACGCGCCCCGCCGCCCTCCACCAGGGGTGGCTCGAGTCCTGGGGCAACCTCTTCTCCCAGACCGTCAGGTTTCTCCTCAACTCCGACGGCGGCGCGGGGAAGGTCATCTCCCTCCTCTACGGAAACGAGCCCATGCCGCCGGCGGCGGCCGATCAGCTGATCCTCTGCGTCAATCCGGGGTCGACCTCGACCAAGATCGGGATCTACCGGGGCACCGTCCTCCAGGGGGAGACGGAGGTGCACCTGCCTCCCGACTACGACGACAGCGTGGAAAACCGGTGCGACGCGATCGTCGCCTGGGTGGAGAAGCAGGGGATCGCGCCGGGCGAGCTCACCGGCATCGCCTGCCGCGGCGGTTTCGTGAAGCCGGTGCCGCCGGGCACCTACGAGGTTTCCGACGCGATGGTGGAGGACCTCCTCGAGCCGCGCATCGTGCACGCCTCGAACATGGCCATCCCCATCGGGCTGAAGATCAGGGAGCGCTTCGCCGGCGACGGCGAGATCCTCGTGACGATGTCCGACCCGGTCGCCTCCGACGACGTCGATACCGTCTCGCGCCTCACCGGCATACGGCGGATACTCATCGACGGCTCCGGCGCCCACTACCTCAGCCAGGAGGCGATCCACCGCTTCGTCTGCTCGATGCTCGGGGTCGATCCGGCCGAACTCGCCACGATCGGCGCCCACATGGGCGGCGGGATCTCGATCGTGCGGCACGTCGGCGGCCATGCGAGCGATCTCGTCAACGCCTTCGCCGGCGTGCCGAGCGCCAACCGGAGCGGCAACATCCCGCTCGACGCCCTGCTCGACGCGATCGACCGCCAGGAGATCAGTCTGCCCGAGCTCCGGAAGTACCTCTTCCGCGAGGGGGGGCTCATCGATCTCACCGGGACGAACGACTTCCGCGCGCTCATGCATTTCCGCGAGTCCGGGGCGACGGACCAGCAGCGCGAGAAGATCGAGCTCGTCATCGACTTCCTCGCGCGGAACATCGCCGGCTCCGTCCTCAAGCTCGCCGCCTTCGAGGGGAAGGTCGACGCCGTCATCCTCACCGGCGGGCTCAGCCGCAGCGGCGAGTTCACCGGGCGTATCCGCCGCAAGGTGCTTCCCTACGCGCCGGTCGTCGTCATTCCCGGCGCGATCGAGCACGAGGCGATGGTCGCCGGCCACCTCCGGGCGCGCTTCCTGCCGGGGGAGAAGAAGGATTACGTCGTCGAGCGCGACGAGCTGCGCCGGCGCCGGGCGGCCGAGCGCGAGCTCATGGAGACCGAGATCTTCGCCAACCCCGCCCTGCGGAAGAAGGAGAACGCGCCGGTCACGAGCCTCGACGAACTGATCCACCACGCCCGCTCGCTCGTGGCGATGGGGCGCGCCCCGCGCGTCGCGATCGTCGGCGCGGAGAACGAGGACGCCATCGCGGCGGCGAAACAGGCCAACGAGGACGGGCGGTACCCCGTGGCGAAGTTCCTCCTCGTCGGCGACTACTACCAGGTCAACAAGCTCGCGTGGGAATACGACATCAAGGTCGACGGCGACAACTACACGATCGTCGATTCCGACGATCCCGTGCAGCGGTCGGTCGAGCTCCTCGCCTCGGGCGAGGCGGATCTCCTCATGAAGGGCGGCGTCAAGACCGCCGAGATCATGGGCGGGACGCTGCGGTTCCTCAAGGACAGCGGCAGGATCAGGAAGGGGCGGATCTACAGCCACGTGGGGATCTTCCAGATCCCGACCTATCCGAAGCTCCTCATCGTCTCAGACGCGGCGCTCATCCCGAATCCCGACCAGGCGCTGAAGAAGAAGATCGTCGAGAACGCGATCACCATCGCCGGGTACCTCAACATCCGGATGCCGAAGATCGCGATCATCTCGGCCGTCGAGACGCGGAACCCGAGCGTCGAATCGTCGATGCTCGCCGGCGACCTCGCCGACGATTACGCCGGACGGGAGGACTGCATCGTCGAGGGGCCTCTCTCGCTCGACGTGGCGATGTCGCCCGCATCGGCGCACGAGAAGCACTACCGGGGCCGGATCAAGGGGAACGCCGACATCCTCATCATGCCGGACATCGAGGCGGGGAACGTCGTCTACAAGTCCCTCACCGTGTCCTCCGGCGCCTTTCTCGCCGGGGCGATCGTCGGCGCGGGCGTGCCGATCATCCTCACTTCCCGCGGCGACTCGGCGCGCTCGAAGCTCGCCTCGATCTCGCTCGCCTGCCTCGTCGCGATGAAGCAGGGGGATCTCGCCGCCGAACAGACCACGTGA
- a CDS encoding acetoin utilization protein AcuC, with product MTAGVDRAIFVNSRRLGSFSFSEDHPFKPARVARVHRMCERRGLFSAPGLRVVDVEEPEEGVLERFHTPEYIDALRRADSGAEVDLDMLHHGIGSMENPVFRGVWEFSALSATASLVAARAVAAGAESAFNPCGGFHHARPDRAAGFCYANDIAIAIGELRAAGLRTAYVDIDAHHGDAVQDAFYDDPEVLTVSIHETGKTLFPWGGFERETGEGAGRGFNVNVALEPETDDEIFARLFDGIVMDALDRYDPEVVVAQVGTDMLSTDPLTHLRLTNNGYIEAIERLHRRFPRILALGGGGYRMDDVVRGWTLVWVELSGQVLDAGYGGALGGVFLGDPSIEGSDLRDMRLYTTGPVKERLGRMADRAIEQYRTQRRPLIARKPER from the coding sequence ATGACGGCCGGCGTCGACAGGGCGATCTTCGTCAATTCCCGCAGGCTCGGATCCTTCTCCTTCAGCGAGGATCATCCGTTCAAGCCGGCACGGGTGGCGCGCGTGCACCGGATGTGCGAGCGGCGGGGGCTCTTCTCCGCGCCGGGGCTCCGGGTGGTCGACGTCGAGGAGCCCGAGGAGGGCGTCCTCGAGCGCTTTCACACCCCCGAGTACATCGACGCGCTCCGGCGGGCGGACAGCGGGGCGGAGGTCGATCTCGACATGCTGCACCACGGGATCGGTTCGATGGAGAACCCCGTCTTCCGCGGCGTGTGGGAGTTCTCCGCCCTGTCGGCCACGGCGAGCCTCGTCGCCGCGCGCGCGGTCGCGGCGGGCGCCGAAAGCGCCTTCAATCCCTGCGGCGGATTCCACCACGCCCGTCCCGACCGGGCGGCGGGCTTCTGCTACGCGAACGACATCGCGATCGCCATCGGCGAGCTCCGCGCGGCGGGGCTGCGCACGGCCTACGTCGATATCGACGCGCACCACGGCGACGCCGTCCAGGACGCCTTCTACGACGACCCGGAGGTGCTCACCGTCTCGATCCACGAGACCGGCAAGACCCTCTTTCCCTGGGGCGGGTTCGAGCGGGAGACGGGCGAGGGGGCGGGACGCGGATTCAACGTCAACGTCGCGCTCGAGCCCGAGACCGACGACGAGATCTTCGCCCGCCTCTTCGACGGGATCGTCATGGACGCGCTCGACCGGTACGATCCCGAGGTCGTCGTCGCGCAGGTCGGCACCGACATGCTCTCCACCGATCCGCTCACGCACCTGCGGCTCACGAACAACGGGTACATCGAGGCGATCGAGCGGCTCCACCGGCGCTTCCCGCGCATCCTCGCCCTCGGCGGGGGCGGGTACCGGATGGACGACGTCGTCCGGGGATGGACGCTCGTCTGGGTCGAGCTGTCGGGCCAGGTCCTCGACGCGGGGTACGGCGGTGCGCTCGGCGGGGTCTTCCTCGGCGATCCGTCGATCGAGGGATCGGATCTCCGGGACATGCGGCTCTACACGACCGGTCCGGTCAAGGAACGGCTCGGCCGCATGGCCGACCGGGCGATCGAGCAGTACCGGACGCAGCGGCGGCCCCTGATCGCCAGGAAGCCGGAACGCTGA